A window of Lepus europaeus isolate LE1 chromosome 11, mLepTim1.pri, whole genome shotgun sequence contains these coding sequences:
- the ISLR gene encoding immunoglobulin superfamily containing leucine-rich repeat protein: MPELHLLCWAALLGMVRACPEPCDCGEKYGFQIADCAYRDLEAVPLGFPANVTTLSLSANRLPSLPEGAFREVPLLQSLWLAHNEIRRVAAGALASLGHLKSLDLSHNLLSDFAWSDLHALGALQLLKLDSNELTAIPRDAFHSLRALRSLQLNHNRLHTLAEGTFAPLTALSHLQINDNPFDCTCSIVWLKAWALASAVSIPEQDNVACSSPHVLKGTPLSRLPPLPCSAPSAQLSYQPSQDGTELRPGFVLALHCDTDGQPAPQLHWHIQTSGGAVEIASPNVGPGGRALGASSQPRFRAFANGSLLIPGFGKADEGTYSCLATNELGSAQSSVNVALAAPGEGGEDALGRRFHSKAAESRGCYTVDNEVQPSGPEDSVVIIYLSRPGSPEAAVVGEAVPGPRPPGLLLLGQSPLLLLLFLLFFLAAF; this comes from the coding sequence ATGCCGGAACTGCATCTGCTCTGCTGGGCGGCTCTCCTGGGCATGGTGCGGGCCTGCCCCGAGCCCTGTGACTGCGGCGAGAAGTACGGCTTCCAGATCGCCGACTGCGCCTACCGGGACCTGGAGGCCGTGCCGCTCGGCTTCCCAGCCAACGTGACCACCCTGAGCCTGTCCGCCAACCGGCTGCCGAGCCTGCCGGAGGGCGCCTTCCGGGAGGTGCCCCTGCTGCAgtcgctgtggctggcgcacaaTGAGATCCGCAGGGTGGCCGCCGGCGCCCTGGCCTCCCTAGGCCATCTCAAGAGCCTGGACCTCAGCCACAACCTCCTGTCCGACTTTGCCTGGAGCGACCTGCACGCGCTCGGGGCCCTGCAGCTGCTCAAGTTGGACAGCAACGAGCTGACCGCCATCCCCCGCGACGCCTTCCACAGCCTCCGCGCTCTGCGCTCGCTGCAGCTCAACCACAACCGGCTGCACACGCTGGCCGAGGGCACCTTTGCCCCCCTCACCGCGCTGTCCCACCTGCAGATCAACGACAACCCCTTCGACTGCACCTGCAGCATCGTGTGGCTCAAGGCGTGGGCCCTGGCCTCGGCCGTGTCCATCCCGGAACAGGACAACGTCGCCTGCTCCTCGCCCCACGTGCTCAAGGGCACGCCACTCAGCCGCCTGCCGCCACTGCCTTGCTCAGCGCCCTCGGCACAGCTCAGCTACCAGCCCAGCCAGGACGGCACCGAGCTACGGCCCGGCTTCGTGCTGGCGCTCCACTGTGACACGGACGGGCAGCCGGCCCCCCAGCTGCACTGGCACATCCAGACATCTGGAGGCGCCGTGGAGATCGCCAGTCCCAATGTGGGCCCGGGTGGGCGCGCTCTGGGTGCCAGCAGCCAGCCCCGCTTCCGGGCCTTTGCCAACGGCAGCTTGCTCATCCCCGGCTTTGGCAAGGCGGATGAGGGCACCTACAGCTGCCTGGCCACCAACGAGCTGGGCAGCGCCCAGAGCTCCGTGAACGTGGCCCTGGCCGCACCGGGTGAGGGAGGCGAGGACGCACTGGGGCGCAGGTTCCACAGCAAGGCTGCCGAGAGCAGGGGCTGCTACACCGTGGACAACGAGGTGCAGCCGTCGGGGCCCGAGGACAGCGTGGTCATCATCTACCTCAGCCGCCCCGGCAGCCCCGAGGCTGCCGTGGTGGGGGAAGCCGTCCCCGGGCCGCGGCCCCcaggcctgctgctgctgggccagagccccctcctcctcctcctcttcctcctcttcttcctcgcTGCCTTCTAG